The DNA region CATCATCCAGGACACCATCGGCGACCAGTAGGCGTTGATCGCGTCGGGCAGCCAGCCGTTCGCGTACTCCCGGGCGATGCCCATGTAGGAGATGCCGTCGACGTTCGTCACGCCGAGGCGGTTGTGGTACGCCACGGCGGCGCTGAGCCCGACGCCCACGACGACCAGCACCGCCAGGATGACCGGCGCGACGACGTGCTTGAACCGGCTCGGAACCGCCCCCGAACGCCGGTGGACGGGCTCGTGGGTGATCTGCGTTGCGGCTGCGCTCGTCGAGGTCACGTGCTTCATCATGACATCCGAACCGAAACACCAGGCACAGGGTCCCTGATCGCGGCGCCGGGTCGGCGTGTGGGAGACTGCCTGCGACCCCGCTCCGACCACCACGAGGACGATCGTTGGCCACCGAAACCCGCGCCGCAGTACCCGCAGCCGACTCCGCTGCCCCCGCGCCCCGCGCCGGCGGCCGTCTCGAGTTCCCCTACCTGGACGGACTCCGGGGGCTGGCCGCACTCGCGGTGGTCTTCTACCACGCGTACCTCTTCACCGGGACGACCGGCACCGGCCCGACCGAGCTGCCCTGGCTGCGCCCGATCATCGGCTGGGGCTACCTCGGGGTCCCGCTCTTCATCGTGCTGTCCGGCTACGTGCTCATGCTGCCCGTGCTGACCCGGTTCGACCGCTACCGTCTGCCCGGCGGGTTCTGGAAGTTCGTCTGGCGTCGCGCCCGACGCATCATCCCGCCGTACTGGGCGTCGCTCGTGCTGTTCGCCCTGCTGATCCTGTTCGTCCCCGTGCTCGGTCAGCCCGGCGGGACGCAGTGGGACACGAAGCTGCCGATGGGCTGGGGCACGTTCCTGACGCACTTCTTCCTGGTGCACGACTTCTTCCCGCAGTACATCGGCAAGATCAACGGCCCGATGTGGACGGTCGCGGTCGAGTGGCAGATCTACTTCCTGATGCCGCTCCTGATCCTGCCGCTGTGGCGGGTCTTCGGCGGGTGGGCGACGGCGTCGAGCCTGGTCCTGATCGGCATGTGGATGGGTGCCGAGAGCCGTTACTCGTTCATGCACCCGTGGTTCGTCGGCCTGTTCGCGGTGGGGATGCTCGCCGCCGAACTGACCGTGAAGGCCCGCGACGAGCACCTGTCCGGCGTGGTCCGCGAGCGCTCGAAACTCGGTGGCCCGCGGTGGGCGAGCGGCGCGTTCGTCGGCGCGATGGCCCTCGGGACCCTGCTCGTGTTCTTCCGCAACCGTGACTACTGGCAGCACCAGACCTGGCCGTCCGAGGTCGTCACCGGCATCCTCGCCGGCATCCTGCTCACCTGGATGGGACGCCAGGCGGTCACCGGCAACCACACCTGGCTCGCCCGCTTCTTCGCCTGGAAGCCGTTCGTGCTCGCCGGTCTGGTGTCGTACTCGATCTACCTGTTCCACAGCCCGCTGCTGGGCCTCGGCAACCTGCTGCTCCTGCCCCTCGGCCTGTACCCGAAGTACCAGTTCCTGATGATGGTGTTCGTCGTGATCCCGGTCGTGATCGGCATCTGCATCGGCTTCTGGTGGCTCGTCGAGCGCAACTTCATGAACCGCCGGCAGAAGCACGCCACGGCCGAGGTCTCGCACCGCGGTCGCCTGCCCGAGGTCGAGAGCGACGACGCCGCCACCGACGCGAGCAGCCGCACCGCGCGCTGACGCCCTGCGCGTGGCGGACAGCACGGTCGCTCGCCAGGTAGCATCGCTCGGACCGCGGCGTGGGTGATCAGGGGCCCACGGCATCTCGACAGGGAAGACGAGACCACATGCGCGCACCGATCACCAAGATCCTCGGACTCGGCACCGCTGCCGCCGTCGCCGGGGCCATCACCTTCGGCAGCGGAACGGCGGTCGCCGAGACCGCCCCGGCCACACCGGCACCGACTGCGACGACGACAGCGGCGGCGACCCCCGCCCCCACTGCAGCTGCTGCACCGGCGGCTCCCGCGGCACCCGCGGCTGACCAGCTCTCCATCGCCGAGATGGACCGTACCGGCAACCACACCATGGGGGCCGGCATCGCCGCCCACGCCGGTGCATCACACGTCACGGTCACCGCGCCAGACAGCGCCGCCGGTGGCGTGAGCGCCCAGTCGCTGAGCACCTCCTCCGCCGCCACCGCGTCCGGCCCACCACCGGGACGCGTCCAGGGCTTCGACATCAGCGCCTGGCAGCCGAGCGTCAACTTCCTGCAGGCGTACCGCAACGGCGCCCGGTTCGCCTACGTCAAGGCGACCGAGGGCACCTCGTACGTCAGCTCGACCTACAAGCAGCAGTACGCCACCGCCAAGCAGCGGAACCTGTACCGCGGCGGCTACGTGTACGCGCAGCCGAGCCAGGCGAGCGGCGCCGCGACGGCGAACTACTTCTTCGCGCACGGCGGGCAGTGGAGCAAGGACGGCAAGACCCTGCCGCCCCTGCTCGACATCGAGTACGGCAGCGCAGCCCAGGGCACCTGCTACGGCAAGACCTGGGGCCAGATGCGCAGCTGGATCAAGGACTTCTCGAACACCGTCTACAAGAAGATCCACCGCTACCCCGCGATCTACACGACCACCGACTGGTGGAAGCGCTGCACGAACAACAGCAACCAGTTCTCGAAGAACCCGCTGTTCGTCGCGATCTACCCGGTCAAGGACTTCACCACGCCGGGCACGCTCGGGCGGAGCTGGTCGAAGTGGACGTTCTGGCAGTGGGCGTCCAGCGGGGTGCTCCCCGGCGACCAGGACGTCTACCGGAACAACATCACGTACCTGAAGCGCTTCGCGGCCAAGACCGAGTGACGCGCGTCACGCCCTGAACGCGTGCGGATGACGGACCGGGAGGCCCGTGGCGGTGTCGCCACGGGCCTCCCGTCCCTCACCGGCTCACGATCGCGAGCCGCTGGTGTCAGCGGACGTCGCGGGTCGCCTCGGCGAAGTCGGCGTCGAGCGCGGTCGCCATCCGGGCCACGCCCTCGGCGAGCTGCGCGCGGACCGCGTCGCGGTCGGCGTCGAGCCGCTCCAGCTGCGCCGTCACGTCGTCGACGAACGTCGGCTCGAGTGCTGCCTCGATCGGCTTCGAGAACTCCTGCTGGCCCATCTGCTCGAAGAACAGC from Curtobacterium sp. MCJR17_020 includes:
- a CDS encoding acyltransferase; protein product: MATETRAAVPAADSAAPAPRAGGRLEFPYLDGLRGLAALAVVFYHAYLFTGTTGTGPTELPWLRPIIGWGYLGVPLFIVLSGYVLMLPVLTRFDRYRLPGGFWKFVWRRARRIIPPYWASLVLFALLILFVPVLGQPGGTQWDTKLPMGWGTFLTHFFLVHDFFPQYIGKINGPMWTVAVEWQIYFLMPLLILPLWRVFGGWATASSLVLIGMWMGAESRYSFMHPWFVGLFAVGMLAAELTVKARDEHLSGVVRERSKLGGPRWASGAFVGAMALGTLLVFFRNRDYWQHQTWPSEVVTGILAGILLTWMGRQAVTGNHTWLARFFAWKPFVLAGLVSYSIYLFHSPLLGLGNLLLLPLGLYPKYQFLMMVFVVIPVVIGICIGFWWLVERNFMNRRQKHATAEVSHRGRLPEVESDDAATDASSRTAR
- a CDS encoding GH25 family lysozyme, translated to MRAPITKILGLGTAAAVAGAITFGSGTAVAETAPATPAPTATTTAAATPAPTAAAAPAAPAAPAADQLSIAEMDRTGNHTMGAGIAAHAGASHVTVTAPDSAAGGVSAQSLSTSSAATASGPPPGRVQGFDISAWQPSVNFLQAYRNGARFAYVKATEGTSYVSSTYKQQYATAKQRNLYRGGYVYAQPSQASGAATANYFFAHGGQWSKDGKTLPPLLDIEYGSAAQGTCYGKTWGQMRSWIKDFSNTVYKKIHRYPAIYTTTDWWKRCTNNSNQFSKNPLFVAIYPVKDFTTPGTLGRSWSKWTFWQWASSGVLPGDQDVYRNNITYLKRFAAKTE